In the genome of Desulfuribacillus stibiiarsenatis, one region contains:
- a CDS encoding SIR2 family protein: MRTILDDLIENNEFPLVFIGSGISKRYLDGFPNWTGLLEEFWNAVGFGLNFYGEFNKNIDSLKAVNPGLSEKELEHYSNIRMGTILEESFNEAFNSGSITLPNFNQKDAYQTKISPFKMAISKRFSQYTIKEKLLEEYNSFKNMLMKTQIILTTNYDCFIENSYNEISRNKVTKYIGQKGFFQETFGSAELYKLHGCVESPTDIVISEKDYERFDKNSVLISAKIISMMMHSPIIFMGYSLTDVNVRKIISDFTRSLNDQELQILENRLIIIERKQGEDQLIQEVISERDLGCKLKVIKTDNYKLIYDKISKINQGIAPTELRKYQQIVKKLIVDRGKKGTLKSVLISPEELDNLEENIQNRNLVVALGDAKYIFQIPDIVSYCLDYISDTDEISNDTRMRFAVSRNGRFPINKILDENLIENSNLHTSEKAKLINKISECTNFDEHYDSINQSSILTKRKTSVEEICKMDSKRNKIYATISYHIKDLELETVKRFLIANLADLKDKGEISISTELRRLLLLYDILVNAKGATTNQP; the protein is encoded by the coding sequence ATGAGGACAATATTAGACGATTTAATTGAGAACAATGAGTTTCCGTTAGTATTTATTGGTTCGGGTATTTCAAAGCGTTATCTAGATGGGTTTCCGAATTGGACTGGCTTATTAGAAGAATTTTGGAACGCAGTTGGCTTTGGTCTTAACTTTTATGGGGAATTTAATAAAAACATAGATTCTTTAAAGGCAGTTAATCCTGGGTTATCAGAAAAGGAATTAGAACATTATTCAAATATAAGAATGGGAACCATCTTGGAAGAGTCATTTAACGAAGCATTTAATAGTGGTTCAATTACCTTACCAAACTTTAATCAGAAAGATGCTTATCAAACTAAAATATCCCCATTTAAAATGGCAATATCAAAAAGATTCAGTCAATATACTATAAAGGAGAAACTATTAGAAGAATATAATTCCTTTAAGAATATGCTTATGAAGACTCAGATTATTTTAACAACTAATTATGATTGTTTTATAGAGAATTCTTATAACGAGATAAGTAGAAATAAAGTAACTAAATATATCGGTCAAAAAGGTTTCTTCCAAGAAACTTTCGGGAGCGCTGAACTATATAAATTACATGGGTGCGTAGAAAGTCCAACTGATATTGTTATTTCGGAAAAAGATTATGAAAGATTTGATAAAAACTCTGTGCTAATCAGTGCAAAAATAATATCTATGATGATGCACTCCCCTATTATATTCATGGGATATTCTCTAACAGATGTAAACGTAAGAAAAATCATAAGTGATTTCACAAGATCATTAAATGATCAAGAACTTCAAATATTAGAAAATCGCCTTATAATAATTGAAAGGAAACAGGGGGAAGACCAGCTAATCCAAGAAGTAATAAGTGAAAGAGATCTGGGCTGCAAACTTAAAGTGATAAAAACAGACAACTACAAATTGATATACGATAAAATTAGTAAGATAAATCAGGGGATAGCACCTACAGAACTAAGAAAATACCAACAGATAGTTAAAAAACTTATAGTTGACAGAGGTAAGAAAGGAACGTTAAAGTCAGTTCTTATATCACCAGAGGAATTAGATAATTTAGAAGAAAATATTCAAAATAGAAATCTTGTTGTAGCTCTTGGGGATGCTAAATATATATTTCAAATTCCTGACATTGTAAGTTATTGCCTGGATTACATTTCTGATACTGATGAAATAAGTAATGATACTAGAATGAGATTTGCAGTTAGTCGAAACGGAAGATTCCCCATTAATAAAATATTAGATGAAAACTTAATAGAGAACAGTAACCTGCACACTTCAGAAAAAGCAAAACTTATTAACAAAATATCTGAATGCACAAATTTCGATGAGCACTATGACAGTATCAATCAATCATCGATACTAACTAAAAGAAAAACAAGTGTCGAAGAAATCTGCAAAATGGATAGTAAAAGAAATAAAATATATGCAACAATCTCCTATCATATTAAAGATTTAGAACTAGAGACAGTAAAACGATTTCTAATAGCTAACTTAGCGGATTTAAAAGATAAGGGTGAAATTTCTATTTCAACTGAACTAAGAAGACTATTATTGTTGTATGATATTTTGGTAAATGCAAAAGGAGCAACGACGAACCAACCCTAA